In Daphnia magna isolate NIES linkage group LG5, ASM2063170v1.1, whole genome shotgun sequence, a single genomic region encodes these proteins:
- the LOC123472602 gene encoding uncharacterized protein LOC123472602 translates to MTRVTFGVSCSPYVAIRTTWRAAEDAGSEMEEARAPVRNNIYVDDYLDSAGGLDEAIRRATAVQKVLAGGDFHLSHWVSNSAQLLNEVQPRDDAGTMVESTTIQLGADDPEMVLRIVWRPGKDTLGFQVKLDYIVYTRAKIKLRELGVRGLHWDEPVTKEDRQWWEKYFRTIDGLKEVEFPRCLFPDADEVRGLELHTFADASEEACAASCYVRLIYSDQRVLIRLVKSAIKLAPLKTVSVCKLELNAALMGARLAHFVQGALRRRCDARFFWTDSSTVRSWVCGTSSHSQMYVSHRIGEIQTLTEPGEWWFVPGRYNPADAATRSQLEEESIPPWWINGPEFLYDKEESWPIDLPWTVAKEELRAAHVHLSVTEPAFD, encoded by the exons ATGACGCGGGTTACGTTTGGCGTTTCCTGCTCTCCCTACGTGGCCATTCGCACCACCTGGCGCGCGGCAGAGGATGCTGGATCGGAGATGGAGGAGGCCCGCGCCCCCGTCAGAAACAACATTTATGTCGATGATTACCTGGACTCTGCTGGGGGTCTGGACGAGGCCATCCGAAGGGCAACTGCAGTGCAGAAGGTGTTGGCGGGAGGCGACTTCCACCTCAGCCACTGGGTGTCAAACAGCGCTCAATTACTCAACGAGGTCCAGCCCCGTGACGATGCAGGTACGATGGTCGAGTCAACCACGATCCAGTTAGGAGCAGACGACCCAGAGATGGTTTTAAGAATCGTGTGGAGGCCGGGCAAGGACACTCTCGGCTTTCAAGTGAAGCTGGACTATATCGTTTACACTAGA GCGAAGATTAAGTTGCGGGAGCTCGGTGTAAGGGGACTCCACTGGGACGAGCCGGTCACAAAGGAGGACCGACAATGGTGGGAGAAATATTTCCGGACGATTGATGGCCTTAAGGAGGTGGAGTTTCCGCGCTGCCTATTTCCGGATGCGGACGAAGTGAGAGGTTTGGAGCTACACACATTTGCCGATGCGTCCGAGGAGGCTTGTGCAGCATCCTGCTACGTTCGCTTGATCTACAGCGACCAACGGGTATTGATCCGACTGGTCAAGTCGGCCATCAAGCTGGCACCATTGAAGACTGTGTCAGTTTGTAAGCTGGAGCTAAATGCTGCCTTGATGGGGGCCAGGTTGGCTCATTTCGTCCAGGGCGCGTTGAGGAGAAGGTGTGACGCCCGATTCTTCTGGACTGATAGCAGCACGGTGCGGAGTTGGGTCTGTGGAACGTCATCGCATTCCCAGATGTATGTGAGTCACAGGATCGGCGAAATCCAAACACTGACCGAGCCGGGGGAGTGGTGGTTTGTTCCCGGACGCTACAACCCAGCGGATGCTGCCACGAGATCACAGCTGGAGGAGGAGAGTATTCCGCCCTGGTGGATAAACGGGCCTGAATTTTTATACGACAAGGAGGAGAGCTGGCCAATTGATTTGCCGTGGACGGTGGCAAAAGAGGAGTTAAGGGCTGCCCACGTTCATCTGAGCGTCACGGAACCGGCATTTGACTGA
- the LOC123472603 gene encoding uncharacterized protein LOC123472603, translating into MEAPRNDPQSFQRFAERVRTHLFNLATIGESGHVDIIERLTLKLQLTDRLAWNDKRGLELDQRTINDFGRWLTTRAVSYQNAYAITDEQHHLASKSDQHWPQGQQRSQHRRSARTHHVMSSVRGQTDHGSTELKERRPADASQCFKCKGVHRLEECQFFRDLPVSDRMTFVQRRGLCYGCFGIRHGAMHCTFKKTCGVERCRLNHHRLLHRNQGHSDRTVRPHTLRSTPRKIGFKIIRLDTLDAEGERVPVNVMMDDGSDATLFREGLTHRLRLKGKRQTLLVEGATEGSARHEDSEFLALRLVTASGEEFSIEGSTVRSITRPVPVIRWDELKRRWSHLTDVPAQRDCGGRVDILLGLDYAPLITPSESRIGGADEPVASKTRLGWTLQGVIGLDGGWNAARIHRVCASTDITAQLVAQLKRFCDTEAFGTEFRGDGMSTVNRKAVEKLETETVRLEKGYAAPVLWLDGTPPNISDSRRMAENRLQSLCNKFKRIPGYEQHYRAAMNKKFTEGYAHRLSAGEVQQQPTKYFLPHFGVPKVIGQPELRLVFDAAAKSGGKCLNDFITSGPALQNALAAVLVGFREGAIGWSADISAMFSRIRLTDVD; encoded by the coding sequence ATGGAGGCTCCCCGAAACGATCCGCAATCTTTCCAACGATTCGCCGAACGAGTTCGGACCCATCTCTTCAATCTCGCCACTATAGGAGAATCAGGCCACGTAGACATTATTGAGAGGTTGACACTGAAGCTGCAACTTACCGACCGCTTAGCCTGGAACGACAAGCGAGGGTTAGAGCTAGATCAACGTACGATCAACGATTTTGGGCGTTGGCTGACGACACGGGCGGTGTCATATCAGAACGCATATGCCATCACCGATGAACAACATCATCTAGCCTCCAAGAGCGACCAACACTGGCCACAAGGACAGCAGCGGTCACAACACAGGAGAAGCGCCAGGACTCATCATGTAATGTCCAGCGTGCGTGGACAGACGGATCATGGTTCGACTGAACTGAAGGAGAGGAGGCCGGCGGATGCTTCACAGTGTTTCAAATGCAAGGGAGTTCATCGACTAGAAGAATGCCAGTTCTTTAGGGATCTGCCGGTTAGTGACCGGATGACTTTCGTACAGCGGCGTGGACTATGCTACGGATGTTTCGGAATCCGGCACGGAGCAATGCACTGTACCTTTAAGAAGACCTGCGGGGTGGAAAGGTGTAGATTGAATCACCATCGTCTCTTACATAGGAACCAGGGGCATTCAGATCGGACAGTTCGGCCCCACACTCTACGCTCTACGCCACGAAAGATCGGCTTCAAGATTATTCGCTTGGATACTCTCGACGCGGAAGGAGAAAGGGTGCCCGTCAATGTTATGATGGACGACGGAAGCGACGCCACCTTGTTCCGTGAAGGATTGACACATCGCCTGCGACTCAAAGGAAAACGACAGACCCTACTGGTAGAAGGAGCGACGGAGGGATCAGCACGTCACGAAGATTCGGAGTTTCTTGCTCTTCGTTTGGTGACAGCCTCCGGCGAGGAGTTTTCGATTGAAGGATCCACGGTCCGCTCCATTACCAGACCGGTACCCGTGATCCGGTGGGACGAACTGAAACGACGGTGGAGCCACTTGACAGACGTCCCTGCTCAGCGAGACTGCGGTGGTCGAGTCGACATTCTACTGGGGTTGGATTATGCGCCCCTCATTACTCCGAGTGAATCTCGGATTGGGGGAGCTGACGAGCCCGTCGCATCAAAGACCCGTCTTGGTTGGACCCTGCAGGGTGTAATAGGCTTAGATGGAGGATGGAACGCGGCCCGTATTCATCGCGTATGCGCGTCTACTGACATCACCGCGCAGTTAGTTGCGCAATTGAAACGATTCTGTGATACTGAAGCTTTCGGAACTGAATTCCGAGGCGATGGGATGTCAACCGTGAACCGGAAGGCTGTGGAGAAATTGGAAACCGAGACAGTACGACTGGAGAAGGGATATGCTGCTCCGGTATTGTGGTTGGACGGCACGCCCCCTAACATCTCTGATAGCCGTCGCATGGCGGAAAACAGGCTGCAGAGCCTATGCAACAAGTTCAAGAGGATACCCGGATATGAACAGCATTATCGGGCAGCCATGAACAAGAAATTTACGGAAGGATATGCCCACCGCCTTTCAGCGGGTGAAGTCCAACAGCAGCCAACCAAGTATTTTCTACCCCATTTTGGAGTCCCGAAGGTGATTGGCCAACCCGAGCTGAGACTAGTGTTTGACGCGGCCGCCAAGTCAGGTGGCAAATGCCTGAACGATTTCATCACGAGTGGTCCAGCACTTCAAAATGCGTTGGCAGCAGTGTTGGTGGGGTTCCGGGAAGGAGCCATTGGATGGTCGGCCGATATTAGCGCGATGTTTAGCCGGATTCGGCTAACAGATGTGGACTGA